A window from Enterocloster bolteae encodes these proteins:
- the mobP3 gene encoding MobP3 family relaxase, which yields MPKIIFTSRYLRDAPPEQLGNYVKYIGTREGVEKIDESKGHLPATAAQKKLIAQLLRDLPKARAMLEYEDYRLHPTRRNASEFISTALEWNLDLLSKRENYVDYLANRPHVERIGEHGLFTDAGKPVVIARVQEEVKAHKGPVWTHVVSLKREDAARLGYDSGKQWMELLRSKRAMFCKQMKIDSENLRWYAAFHNESYHPHVHVMVYSAKDHDGFLTEPAIEAMRSELAHDIFRQDFANLYGVQNAAREGLKKEAEQTVKRLIQEIQSGTCQNQKIEKQIHRLSKRLQRTNGKKVYGYLKADLKQMVDRIVDELEQEPHIKELYQSWGTAREKIWQTYSDQPIPLAPLSQQKELKRIKNMVITEAMKIGSHHFLLEESSAEETDIWIDRAVTEMGSIAGDERRGESERRDAADEPEDNELPGDNDIDFHAEWSDPYKVACQCLYGSDEKEPDFKEAFRLFSGEAEEGNALAMFDLGRMYADGLGREADPAKAHEWYGKALTAFVAAEQCAEERQRPYLQYRIGKMYAAGLGYELPVVPDEEGGDGKAVRDYEKAVAWFSRAVSADHKYAQYSLGGLYYRGQGVTQNYSQAFNLYQRSAEQGNPYASYEMAKMYRDGIGVAVNVENAESCFEQAFSGFCRLEAQSHDDKLQYRLGQMLHTGTGTVKDDRVAEAYWERAAQLGNMNAQYALGKLWLENGTGDQKQAVAWLEKAAEAEHASAQYALANIYLAGEAVAKDVTKATELFTRAAKQGHDYAAYQLGKQFLQGEETEKDVEAAIKWLKQSAAANNQYAQYSLGKLYLDGEKVEKDIRTAITYLKKSAAQNNAFAEYRLGRFYLLGEDVEADVKEAVQWLEQSASQGNQYAQYALGKLYLCGHEVPRNKEKALPYLEASAAQGNIYAQFLLDHLDSFYEPSVFLATTRLMHRLAQMFEEEKWKAGGSSMQVEGKLRSRIREKKKAMGHKSDDETPRQNLS from the coding sequence ATGCCTAAAATTATTTTTACCAGCCGCTATCTGCGGGATGCCCCGCCGGAGCAGCTTGGAAACTATGTCAAGTACATCGGAACCAGAGAGGGTGTGGAAAAGATTGATGAGAGCAAGGGGCACTTGCCCGCAACCGCGGCGCAGAAGAAGCTGATTGCACAGCTGCTTCGTGATCTGCCGAAGGCAAGGGCGATGCTGGAATATGAAGATTACCGGCTTCATCCAACCAGACGAAACGCCTCTGAATTTATTTCCACGGCCCTGGAATGGAATCTGGATCTGTTGTCGAAACGGGAAAACTATGTGGACTATCTGGCCAACCGTCCCCATGTGGAGCGGATCGGAGAGCATGGACTGTTCACAGATGCAGGGAAGCCGGTGGTGATTGCCAGAGTGCAGGAGGAGGTGAAAGCACATAAGGGGCCGGTGTGGACGCATGTGGTCAGTTTAAAAAGAGAGGACGCGGCGCGGTTGGGCTATGATTCCGGAAAGCAATGGATGGAGCTGCTGCGGTCGAAGCGGGCGATGTTCTGTAAGCAGATGAAAATAGACAGCGAGAACCTGAGATGGTACGCTGCATTCCACAATGAGAGCTACCACCCGCACGTCCATGTGATGGTGTATTCTGCAAAAGATCATGACGGATTCCTGACCGAGCCTGCGATTGAAGCGATGCGCTCCGAGCTGGCTCACGATATTTTCCGCCAGGACTTTGCTAATCTCTATGGAGTGCAGAATGCAGCCCGCGAAGGACTCAAGAAAGAAGCAGAACAGACCGTGAAGCGGCTGATTCAGGAAATCCAGTCAGGAACCTGTCAGAATCAGAAAATAGAAAAACAGATACATCGGCTGTCCAAGCGGTTGCAGAGAACAAATGGAAAAAAGGTGTACGGGTATCTGAAAGCAGACTTGAAACAGATGGTGGACCGAATCGTGGATGAGCTGGAACAGGAACCCCATATCAAGGAACTGTATCAGTCATGGGGAACCGCCCGGGAGAAAATCTGGCAGACCTATTCTGATCAGCCAATACCGCTGGCACCACTCTCCCAGCAAAAAGAACTGAAACGGATTAAAAATATGGTGATTACCGAGGCAATGAAGATCGGGAGTCACCATTTTTTGTTGGAAGAATCATCTGCAGAAGAGACTGATATATGGATCGATAGAGCGGTAACCGAGATGGGTAGCATAGCGGGAGATGAACGAAGAGGAGAATCAGAAAGAAGAGATGCGGCAGATGAACCGGAGGACAATGAACTTCCAGGTGACAATGATATAGATTTCCATGCAGAGTGGAGTGATCCCTATAAAGTAGCCTGTCAATGTCTCTATGGAAGCGATGAGAAGGAGCCGGATTTTAAGGAAGCCTTCCGTCTGTTTTCGGGAGAGGCAGAAGAGGGAAATGCACTTGCCATGTTTGATCTGGGACGTATGTATGCAGATGGCCTGGGAAGGGAAGCAGATCCCGCGAAAGCGCATGAATGGTATGGGAAAGCGCTGACTGCATTTGTTGCAGCGGAGCAATGTGCAGAGGAAAGGCAGCGTCCCTATCTACAGTACCGGATTGGAAAAATGTATGCGGCTGGATTGGGATATGAGCTGCCTGTAGTGCCGGATGAAGAAGGCGGGGACGGGAAAGCAGTAAGGGATTATGAAAAAGCGGTTGCGTGGTTTTCCCGTGCAGTGTCGGCCGATCACAAATACGCCCAGTATTCACTTGGAGGTCTCTATTACCGGGGGCAGGGAGTCACACAGAACTACAGTCAAGCATTTAACTTATATCAGAGGTCCGCAGAGCAGGGAAATCCCTATGCCAGTTATGAAATGGCAAAGATGTACCGGGACGGAATTGGAGTTGCCGTTAACGTGGAAAATGCGGAAAGTTGCTTTGAACAGGCATTTTCCGGTTTCTGCAGACTGGAAGCGCAGAGCCATGATGACAAGCTGCAGTACCGCCTGGGGCAGATGCTGCATACAGGAACCGGTACGGTAAAGGATGATAGAGTAGCAGAAGCATACTGGGAACGGGCCGCACAGCTTGGAAATATGAATGCCCAGTATGCATTGGGAAAGCTCTGGCTGGAAAATGGAACAGGAGATCAGAAACAGGCGGTTGCCTGGCTTGAGAAAGCGGCAGAAGCAGAACATGCGTCAGCACAGTATGCTCTCGCAAACATTTATCTGGCAGGCGAAGCCGTTGCCAAAGATGTTACCAAAGCCACGGAGCTGTTTACGAGAGCGGCAAAACAAGGCCATGACTACGCAGCCTACCAGTTGGGCAAACAATTCCTTCAGGGGGAAGAGACAGAAAAAGATGTGGAAGCTGCAATAAAGTGGCTGAAGCAATCCGCCGCTGCAAATAACCAGTACGCCCAGTATTCTCTGGGAAAATTATATCTGGACGGAGAAAAAGTGGAAAAGGATATTAGGACAGCAATCACCTACTTGAAAAAATCCGCTGCCCAGAACAATGCGTTTGCAGAATACCGTCTGGGACGGTTTTACCTGCTGGGGGAGGACGTGGAAGCGGATGTAAAAGAGGCCGTCCAGTGGCTGGAGCAGTCTGCTTCACAGGGAAATCAGTATGCTCAATATGCCCTCGGAAAACTGTACCTGTGCGGACATGAAGTGCCGCGGAATAAGGAGAAAGCCCTTCCGTACTTAGAAGCATCGGCAGCCCAAGGAAATATCTATGCGCAGTTTCTGTTAGATCATTTGGATTCGTTCTATGAGCCGTCTGTTTTTCTTGCGACAACAAGGCTCATGCACCGCCTGGCACAGATGTTTGAAGAAGAAAAATGGAAAGCAGGAGGCAGTTCCATGCAGGTGGAAGGAAAACTCCGTAGTAGAATCCGGGAGAAAAAGAAGGCAATGGGGCATAAATCGGATGATGAAACTCCGCGTCAGAATCTATCATGA
- a CDS encoding DUF3991 and toprim domain-containing protein, protein MSYVYFTEEQKERANSIDLVDFLQRQGEKMLPSGRDKRLSSDHSITVRGNSWYDHAIEKGGLAIDFVKYFYGKTYPDAVSMLLDGEQGIPYIQSQKQEKEPSAPFSLPPKNRDMRRTFAYLLKVRYLDKQIVTDFAKADLLYESLEDSQDGTRQYHNAIFVGRDKEGVARHAHKKGIYTYGSSFRGNLTSSDPKYSFRWVGTSDTLYVFEAPIDLLSYVSLHKEGWKQHSYVALCCVGSKPIFQLLQDFPNMKKIWLCLDHDIPGMKAAERIKKQLLEMGYGDTETDLSQYKDWNEDLKALHGQLAIPAEELPGNQQETKQELLKME, encoded by the coding sequence ATGTCATATGTTTATTTCACAGAAGAGCAAAAGGAGCGGGCGAATTCCATCGACCTGGTGGATTTTTTACAGCGCCAGGGAGAAAAAATGCTTCCATCCGGGAGGGACAAACGTTTAAGCAGCGACCACAGCATCACGGTCAGAGGGAACAGTTGGTATGACCATGCGATAGAAAAAGGAGGGCTGGCCATTGATTTTGTAAAATACTTCTATGGGAAAACGTATCCGGATGCAGTGTCGATGCTGCTTGACGGGGAACAGGGGATTCCATACATTCAGAGTCAAAAACAGGAGAAGGAACCATCTGCACCATTTTCGCTTCCGCCAAAGAATCGTGATATGCGCCGGACCTTTGCCTACTTGTTAAAGGTGCGGTATCTGGACAAACAGATCGTAACAGATTTTGCAAAGGCAGACCTGCTGTATGAAAGCCTGGAGGATTCTCAGGACGGAACGAGGCAGTACCATAATGCAATCTTTGTCGGGAGAGATAAGGAGGGAGTGGCCAGGCACGCGCACAAAAAAGGAATCTATACCTACGGTTCGAGCTTCCGGGGAAACTTAACGAGCAGTGATCCGAAGTATAGCTTCCGGTGGGTAGGAACCAGCGATACGCTCTATGTGTTTGAGGCCCCTATTGACTTACTCTCCTATGTTTCCCTACACAAAGAAGGCTGGAAGCAGCATAGCTATGTTGCACTGTGCTGCGTAGGCTCTAAGCCGATCTTTCAATTATTGCAGGATTTTCCGAACATGAAAAAAATATGGCTGTGTCTGGATCATGATATCCCAGGAATGAAAGCGGCAGAACGGATCAAGAAACAGCTTCTGGAAATGGGATATGGAGATACGGAAACGGATTTGTCCCAGTATAAGGACTGGAATGAAGATTTAAAAGCCCTTCATGGGCAGCTTGCGATTCCAGCTGAAGAACTTCCGGGGAATCAGCAGGAAACGAAACAGGAATTATTGAAAATGGAATGA
- a CDS encoding type IV secretory system conjugative DNA transfer family protein, whose translation METIQMVLLICAGAGMFILMGVIPLLANNYSLNGIKSKTVGDGQYGTARFASEAEIKRTFAQVPYEPALWRQGKHLPKVQGIVVGGLFSRTRVTALVDSGDIHLLMIGAAGVGKTANFLYPCIEYACASGMSWLCTDTKGDLFRNYAGIAQKYYGYQTSILDLRNPTCSDGDNILGMVNKYMDLYLENPENLAVKAKAEKYAKITAKTIISSGGGDASSYGQNAFFYDAAEGLLTSVILLISEYCPKEQRHIVSVFKLIQDLLAPSPVKGKNQFQLLMQKLPADHKAKWFAGAALNTAEQAMASVLSTAMSRLNAFLDSEMEQILCFDSTMDTETFCNSKSAIFIVLPEEDSTKYFMVSLFLQQIYREMLSIADEHGGKLPNRVVIFGDEIGTIPKIESLEMLFSAGRSRRISMVPIIQSFAQLQKNYGKDGSEIIVDNCQGVLFGGFAPNSESAEILSKALGNKTVLSGSISRGKNDPSQSLQMIGRPLMTPDELKSLPKGHFILAKTGCHPMRVELRLFFKWGIEFEEEYEVEQHVARPVSYAERLEVEQEIIRRQFDEDGEADFDEPSGIEGTSGGGLAHVQMPNRPAAPETRQPLRTD comes from the coding sequence ATGGAAACAATTCAGATGGTGCTGCTCATTTGTGCCGGCGCAGGGATGTTTATCCTGATGGGGGTGATTCCGTTGCTTGCGAACAACTATTCTCTGAATGGGATTAAGTCAAAGACGGTAGGGGACGGCCAATATGGCACGGCCAGATTTGCCAGCGAGGCAGAAATCAAACGGACCTTTGCACAGGTTCCCTATGAGCCGGCGTTGTGGCGGCAGGGAAAACATCTGCCCAAGGTACAGGGGATCGTAGTCGGAGGGCTGTTTTCCAGAACCAGAGTGACGGCTTTGGTTGACTCCGGTGACATCCATCTCCTGATGATCGGCGCGGCTGGTGTTGGTAAGACTGCCAACTTTTTATATCCCTGCATTGAGTATGCCTGTGCCAGCGGGATGAGCTGGCTGTGTACGGACACCAAGGGAGATCTGTTCCGCAACTACGCGGGAATAGCTCAGAAGTATTATGGGTATCAGACTTCCATCCTGGACCTGCGCAATCCGACCTGTTCCGATGGCGATAACATCCTCGGCATGGTGAATAAATACATGGATCTATACTTAGAGAATCCGGAGAATCTGGCTGTGAAAGCCAAGGCAGAGAAATATGCAAAGATCACAGCCAAGACCATCATTAGTTCCGGAGGCGGAGATGCCTCCAGTTATGGACAGAACGCATTTTTCTATGACGCAGCGGAGGGGCTTCTGACAAGTGTGATTTTACTGATCTCCGAATACTGTCCTAAGGAACAGCGTCATATCGTAAGTGTGTTCAAATTAATCCAGGATCTGTTGGCTCCGTCACCGGTAAAAGGGAAGAACCAGTTCCAGCTGCTCATGCAGAAACTGCCAGCCGACCACAAGGCAAAATGGTTTGCCGGCGCGGCACTTAACACAGCGGAACAGGCCATGGCTTCGGTCCTCTCCACCGCTATGTCCAGATTGAATGCATTTCTGGATTCCGAGATGGAGCAGATCCTGTGTTTCGACAGCACGATGGATACGGAGACATTCTGCAATTCCAAGTCAGCTATCTTTATTGTGCTTCCGGAGGAAGACAGTACAAAGTATTTCATGGTAAGCCTATTTTTACAGCAGATTTACCGGGAAATGCTGTCCATTGCAGATGAGCATGGAGGGAAACTTCCGAACCGTGTGGTGATTTTTGGAGATGAGATTGGTACCATTCCCAAGATTGAGTCCTTGGAGATGCTTTTTTCAGCCGGGCGCTCCAGGCGGATCAGTATGGTACCCATCATACAAAGCTTCGCTCAGCTGCAGAAAAACTATGGAAAAGATGGCAGTGAAATTATCGTGGATAACTGTCAGGGGGTTTTATTTGGTGGGTTTGCACCCAACTCGGAAAGTGCGGAGATTCTGTCAAAGGCATTGGGAAATAAAACGGTGTTGTCCGGTTCCATCAGCCGGGGGAAAAATGATCCCAGCCAGAGCCTGCAGATGATTGGGCGTCCGCTCATGACTCCGGATGAACTTAAGTCGCTGCCAAAGGGACACTTTATCCTGGCGAAGACCGGTTGTCATCCGATGCGGGTAGAACTGCGCTTATTTTTTAAATGGGGGATTGAATTTGAGGAAGAATATGAAGTGGAACAGCATGTAGCGCGGCCGGTGTCTTATGCAGAGCGTCTGGAAGTGGAGCAGGAGATTATCCGGAGACAATTTGATGAGGATGGTGAGGCTGACTTTGATGAACCGTCAGGAATAGAGGGGACTTCAGGCGGAGGTCTGGCGCATGTACAGATGCCAAATCGGCCGGCTGCTCCAGAAACCAGACAGCCACTTCGGACAGATTAG
- a CDS encoding helix-turn-helix domain-containing protein, which yields MGYYDSVYSEELPHRAISVYMYLKERADKKSQCYPAMSTIAEELNLSRRTIQRAVADLEKAGFIKTEQRFRRKGGKSSLLYTVLK from the coding sequence GTGGGATATTATGACTCTGTCTACTCGGAGGAATTACCACATCGTGCGATTTCGGTGTATATGTATTTAAAAGAGAGGGCAGATAAAAAGAGCCAGTGTTATCCAGCCATGAGCACCATCGCAGAAGAACTGAACCTTTCGAGGAGAACGATTCAGCGGGCGGTTGCAGATTTAGAAAAGGCCGGATTTATTAAAACAGAACAGCGCTTTCGGAGAAAGGGAGGGAAGAGCAGCTTACTATACACCGTTTTGAAATGA
- a CDS encoding DeoR family transcriptional regulator codes for MQKQDELGVSLITIRRDLQYLEE; via the coding sequence GTGCAAAAACAGGATGAACTGGGGGTGTCCTTGATTACAATTAGGAGAGATCTTCAGTATCTGGAGGAATAG
- a CDS encoding YSIRK-targeted surface antigen transcriptional regulator codes for MKNKLLKLIKSIHVISHLPIYVFNQDFHLEHLFVADRVQVLPYDFTQYYGSDSSSTFLFSGILDEAFITYSHSDTILIIGPFTTSRLTDTVIQNRVYGYTQDPNLQVFLSQYLELLPYFSLGDVRDFLIHLNFLFSGSSECPYSDDLHLQVRKNKFLLTQEKLKEHDWRAFQPDYYTYRYEEQILALVQSGDTQQLRESLAELSNSVIPDNAQSPLRSEKNYTIIILEKLSSLAIQSGYDISDSYRLRNFYIRLIEEKEKLMDVLYVRDCAIIHFTELMHHFVNKDFSPLVKSVMQHIGLNLYTVLKVSDISKSFFVSEATLSSRFKKETGLSVMEYIHKRKVSEAKLLLRAGLSPSEVATTLCYYDYAHFSHTFKKITGVTPKAFQLHPKVLYPNFLPPHQQTLEDNETPLI; via the coding sequence ATGAAGAACAAATTACTCAAACTAATAAAGTCGATTCATGTTATATCGCATCTGCCCATCTATGTGTTCAATCAGGATTTTCATTTGGAGCATCTGTTTGTGGCCGACCGGGTTCAGGTGCTTCCTTATGATTTTACTCAATACTATGGTTCCGACTCCTCCTCTACGTTTCTCTTTTCAGGGATACTGGATGAGGCTTTTATTACGTATTCCCATTCGGATACCATTCTTATCATTGGACCTTTTACCACCTCTCGCCTTACGGATACAGTGATTCAAAACCGGGTTTATGGCTATACGCAAGACCCAAACCTGCAGGTGTTTCTTTCTCAGTATTTGGAACTTTTACCTTACTTTTCTCTTGGAGATGTTAGGGATTTTCTGATTCATTTGAATTTTTTATTTAGTGGCAGTTCAGAGTGTCCTTATTCGGACGATCTGCATCTACAGGTCCGCAAAAATAAGTTTTTACTAACACAGGAAAAACTAAAAGAACATGATTGGAGGGCATTCCAGCCAGACTACTATACCTATCGGTATGAAGAACAGATTCTTGCTCTCGTTCAAAGCGGCGATACACAACAGCTTCGCGAGAGCCTGGCAGAGTTGAGCAACAGTGTGATTCCAGACAATGCCCAGTCCCCTCTTCGCTCTGAAAAAAACTATACCATCATTATTTTGGAGAAATTATCCTCCTTAGCCATCCAATCCGGATATGATATTTCCGATTCCTATCGTTTAAGAAATTTCTACATACGCCTGATAGAAGAAAAGGAAAAATTAATGGATGTTTTATATGTTCGGGATTGTGCGATTATCCATTTCACGGAACTGATGCATCATTTTGTTAACAAGGATTTCTCTCCTTTGGTCAAATCAGTCATGCAGCATATTGGGTTAAATCTTTATACCGTTTTAAAAGTAAGTGACATTAGTAAATCTTTCTTTGTTTCAGAAGCGACTTTAAGTTCCCGATTCAAAAAAGAAACCGGGCTCAGTGTGATGGAATATATCCATAAGCGGAAGGTCTCAGAAGCAAAACTGTTGCTTCGCGCTGGGCTTTCTCCCAGCGAAGTCGCAACCACTCTGTGCTACTATGATTACGCCCATTTTTCTCATACCTTTAAAAAGATAACTGGCGTCACACCAAAAGCCTTCCAGCTCCACCCAAAAGTGCTTTATCCTAATTTTTTACCACCACATCAGCAGACATTGGAAGATAATGAAACACCTCTCATTTAA
- a CDS encoding RrF2 family transcriptional regulator has protein sequence MQLTMTTDYALRCLLYLAGKEGVSSSPEIGKAVGINNIFVQKVLRVLRDAGFVSSLKGGTGGYWLAKKPEEIVLLDIILLFEKTMKINRCLEAEGCCERYETCPMHVYYAEVQETLEGYFGQATLQDVINHGKIKRKEMIDDAKEKACDRKNSM, from the coding sequence ATGCAGTTAACAATGACAACAGACTATGCATTGCGTTGCCTGTTATATTTGGCGGGCAAAGAGGGAGTGTCCAGTTCACCGGAAATAGGAAAAGCGGTGGGGATTAACAATATATTTGTCCAAAAAGTATTACGTGTTTTGCGCGATGCTGGATTCGTTTCCAGTTTAAAGGGTGGAACGGGCGGATACTGGCTGGCGAAGAAGCCAGAAGAAATTGTATTGCTTGATATTATCCTGCTGTTTGAAAAGACGATGAAAATCAATCGCTGTTTGGAAGCGGAAGGGTGTTGTGAACGATATGAAACGTGTCCCATGCATGTTTATTATGCAGAAGTACAAGAGACATTGGAAGGTTATTTTGGACAGGCCACTCTACAGGATGTGATAAACCATGGAAAAATAAAAAGGAAGGAGATGATAGATGATGCAAAAGAAAAGGCATGCGATAGAAAGAACTCCATGTAA